The sequence GTCAACAAATTGGGACTATGGGTTCTACAGGTGAATCAACAGGGTCTCATCTGCATTTTAGTGTAGGCGATGGCCTTTTTGGTAACTATCAAGACCCAGCTCCTTATTTAGGATTGAAAAGGCCTTAAAAAAAGAAAGAGGTGCAAAAATGGTTGAATTAGATAAATATTTACCTGTTAATCGTGAGGAAGCTTTTCGCAATGGAGTAAATAAAAATTTCGCGAAAATAGAACAAGGATTTAGTCAACGCGATGCAGTGATGGCTAATCACCAAACAAGTCAGAAAAGAGCGCATGATTCCGGGCAAATTACGCATGACGGATGGACCATTGAAAAAGAAATGAAATATCGTGCTGCACAAGTAAAAAATCTTGTGGTTGGAGCAAACGGTGACGGTATAGCTGAGACGAAAGATGCGCGAGTTGATTTATATGCAGAAATACATGCAACTTTATCAGAAAGGCTTTTATCAGACTTTAAACGATTAACGAAAAGATTAGACCGTGTTGTACATGTCGATGATTTTGGAGCTGTAGCAGACGGTAAATCTGATAGCACACAAGCGTTTAAAGATGCGCTATCTGGCGGTAACGTTAGAGTGCATATCGGCGCAGGGACATATATTGTTAACGAAAGTGTCAAAATGCCCTCTTATAGCCAATTGATTGGACAAGGACAAGGTATTTCAGAAATCAAGTTATCTGATGATGCACCGGCAAAAGAATTGGTAATTGTTAACGCTGACTTCAAAACACGAAAAAATACGCATATACACATTCGGGATTTAACAGTAAATGGTAACAAAAAAAGACAAGGTGGAGTTTTAGCGCCTGCGGGCGGCTCTAAGTCGTCAGGTATACGTTTAGCAGGTGTTAGGTATGGATACATTGAAAATGTAGATACAAAAGCAACGCTTTTACACGGTATTGACATAACAAACGCAACAGTTGACGAAGAATATCCTTATACAGGCGATGGCACTCGTGGCAACGATACAGGAAGTCAATATATTTGGATTGATAATTGTACAGCTACAGATTTCGGTGATGACGGCATTACAACTCACCATAGCGACTATTTGCAAATCACTAACTGTTATTCCCATCATCCCACACTAAACGATGACGGTACTGGACGAGGCAATAACAATGGATTCGAAATTGACGACGGTAGTCGCTATGTATTCTTAGCTAACAATAAATCGGAAGAATGCTTTGGTGGACTTGAAATTAAAGGACACGCAGATATTAGTGCTGCACAAGGTATATTTGTTAACGGTCATACATCTATTAGAGATAATCGTTCGTATAATTTCCGACATATCGGTCACCATTCTGCGACAGATGAAGAAAGTAAAACAGCGTACGACATCGTAGCTAAAAACATAGTATCTCTTTATCCTTACGAAAATAATGTTTATCAAGGTTCCAAGTCACGCGCTTTAGTTGTAAGTGCATATAAAAATGTAGTAATTGATGGCTTTACTGCGATTGGTGATAAAACACATTCGGACGATCAACCTGTTATCGCCTTTCAATACCGTTCTGAAAATATTACGTTTACGAACGTTAATATTCGAGGATTTGTCAATGCATCAGAAGATATAAGCATCATTGGCGGTGGTAATAGACCTGCAGGTGTCACGCTATCTAATATCAATATTTATAAATCGGCAAAAATTGGTATAAGCAATGGTTCTAGCATTTACGATACTAAAATTTCTGGTGCAAGTCTTGTTGGAAATGGAGGTTTAGCGATTGTAAGTTATAACAACACATTACAAATTATCGCTGTTACACAGTCGGGATACGAAACAGCAGCAAAAATAGCAGGTCGTGATTACGCTTATATGCCTACAGTGGTAAAGGGTGGTTTTTCCGCAGCGAGTACATCCGCTGGTTCGCTTCATGAAACTGCGGCAGTGATAGCATCTACAGGCGCATCATATGCTCATGACACAAAAACTTGGCTTTTGGGTGTTTCGGATGGCGCTAACGCGTATGGCTCACGTGCAGGGATAATAAACTCATTAAACAGCGAAACAGAAAAAGACGGTTATGCTCAACTTGTTTTTAACTCAAACGGAGTTAAAGCGCCAGGGAATTATCAGGCAGTT comes from Brochothrix thermosphacta DSM 20171 = FSL F6-1036 and encodes:
- a CDS encoding peptidase G2 autoproteolytic cleavage domain-containing protein, which translates into the protein MVELDKYLPVNREEAFRNGVNKNFAKIEQGFSQRDAVMANHQTSQKRAHDSGQITHDGWTIEKEMKYRAAQVKNLVVGANGDGIAETKDARVDLYAEIHATLSERLLSDFKRLTKRLDRVVHVDDFGAVADGKSDSTQAFKDALSGGNVRVHIGAGTYIVNESVKMPSYSQLIGQGQGISEIKLSDDAPAKELVIVNADFKTRKNTHIHIRDLTVNGNKKRQGGVLAPAGGSKSSGIRLAGVRYGYIENVDTKATLLHGIDITNATVDEEYPYTGDGTRGNDTGSQYIWIDNCTATDFGDDGITTHHSDYLQITNCYSHHPTLNDDGTGRGNNNGFEIDDGSRYVFLANNKSEECFGGLEIKGHADISAAQGIFVNGHTSIRDNRSYNFRHIGHHSATDEESKTAYDIVAKNIVSLYPYENNVYQGSKSRALVVSAYKNVVIDGFTAIGDKTHSDDQPVIAFQYRSENITFTNVNIRGFVNASEDISIIGGGNRPAGVTLSNINIYKSAKIGISNGSSIYDTKISGASLVGNGGLAIVSYNNTLQIIAVTQSGYETAAKIAGRDYAYMPTVVKGGFSAASTSAGSLHETAAVIASTGASYAHDTKTWLLGVSDGANAYGSRAGIINSLNSETEKDGYAQLVFNSNGVKAPGNYQAVGGYGEGEASTSNVKINLNTFNGNIKSAGTVTGSSSFADYGEYFESLSGESIPNGTVVALSGRYIVPAEKGDKPLGVISGTAGIVLGENTYHHKGKYLKDDFGVTLYEYRDIVENHTDENGDAFENKVTRCMPVENPDYDSDLKESYASRSERQEWNVVGLLGQVYVRIDNTVESGDSLDFEKGRATKSDNGHWQVMSITTPFELSKGYGVALVIVK